The following coding sequences lie in one Paramisgurnus dabryanus chromosome 16, PD_genome_1.1, whole genome shotgun sequence genomic window:
- the LOC135749480 gene encoding uncharacterized protein isoform X1: MSRDHSHTPQSVLDSKLSEEKSRHTQDSELSLTLLCYTESKPTDSQDTTVCDSKQSLQEDQTSTESLDSVCNAGEQQQILKMCSVKLIDPRNLMMEIKTEPTEIKTEPTEIKTEPTEEEDRSEKDDAFILSDVKSESCLGGEITSSTLSCITGGETLSSQRHESVNTDQKLFTCTRSEISFTTLQDKKLHSEEHGEKKKKQFQCEHCGKISGSSFNLKVHMRTHTGEKPFCCTECGKYFSTKENLNTHKRIHTGEKPYKCPYCEKRFTHNQCLKTHVFIHTNEKPYPCSECDKAFRDSGSLKSHLNIHFKEKSYQCSHCDTRFCHEYQLIVHERVHTGETSHHCSVCGKSFDNHEHLVAHQRIHTCEKPYKCFQCDKRFTHLGNLKAHQRVHTGEKPYHCSVCGKSFSQQSHFIKHQRRHTGEKPFKCSQCDRMFAHSDYLKVHQRVHTGEKPYHCSVCGKSFSQPSNFLKHQKIHTSEKPLKIITV; this comes from the exons ATGAGCAGAGATCACAGCCACACACCGCAGTCAGTGCTGGACTCTAAACTCTCTGAAGAGAAATCCAGACACACACAGGACTCGGAGCTCAGTCTGACTTTACTCTGTTATACTGAGTCAAAACCCACAGACTCTCAGGACACCacagtgtgtgacagtaaacagagcttacaggaggatcaaacctccacagagtctctggattctgtctgtaacgctggagaacaACAACAGATcctgaagatgtgttcagtcaaacTCATCGACCCCAGGAACTTGATGATGGAGattaaaactgaacccacagaaatcaaaactgaacccacagaaatcaaaactgaacccacagaagagGAAGATCGCAGTGAGAAAGATGATGCTTTTATTTTGTCAG atgtgaagagtgAATCATGTTTGGGTGGAGAAATAACATCCTCGactctttcctgcatcaccGGTGGAGAGACATTGAGCTCACAGAGACATGAGAGCGTAAACACAGATCAGAAACTCTTCACTTGCaccagatctgagatcagctttactaccttacaagataagaaacttcattcagaagagcacggagagaagaagaagaagcagtttCAATGTGAGCATTGTGGGAAGATTTCTGGCTCTTCCTTTAATCTAAAAGTTCACATGAGGACACACACTGGTGAAAAGCCTTTCTGCTGCACTGAATGTGGAAAATACTTCAGCACCAAAGAAAATCTTAATACTCATAAGAGaattcacacaggagaaaaaccATACAAGTGTCCATACTGTGAGAAGAGATTTACCCATAACCAATGTCTTAAGACGCACGTGTTTATACACACCAATGAAAAACCATATCCGTGCAGTGAATGTGACAAAGCCTTTAGGGATTCAGGTTCGTTAAAATCACACCTTAATATTCATTTTAAAGAGAAATCCTATCAATGTTCACACTGTGATACACGTTTCTgtcatgaatatcagctgatagtccatgagagagttcacactggagaaacatctcatcactgtagtgtttgtgggaagagttttgaTAATCATGAACATTTAGTGGCACACCAGAGAATTCATACatgtgaaaaaccttacaaatgctttCAGTGTGACAAGAGGTTTACCCATTTAGGTAACTTAAAAGCCCATCAGAGAGTCCATacaggagagaaaccttatcattGTAGTgtttgtggaaagagttttagtCAGCAGTCACACTTCATAAAGCACCAGAGAcgtcatacaggtgaaaaaccatttaaatgctctcagtgtgacaggATGTTTGCTCACTCAGATTACTTAAAagtccatcagagagttcatactggagagaaaccttatcactgtagtgtttgtggaaagagttttagtCAACCGTCAAACTTTCTAAAGCACCAGAAAATTCATACAAGTGAAAAGCCTTTGAAAATCATCACAGTGTAA
- the LOC135749480 gene encoding uncharacterized protein isoform X2: MSRDHSHTPQSVLDSKLSEEKSRHTQDSELSLTLLCYTESKPTDSQDTTVCDSKQSLQEDQTSTESLDSVCNAGEQQQILKMCSVKLIDPRNLMMEIKTEPTEIKTEPTEIKTEPTEEEDRSEKDDAFILSDVKSESCLGGEITSSTLSCITGGETLSSQRHESVNTDQKLFTCTRSEISFTTLQDKKLHSEEHGEKKKKQFQCEHCGKISGSSFNLKVHMRTHTGEKPFCCTECGKYFSTKENLNTHKRIHTGEKPYKCPYCEKRFTHNQCLKTHVFIHTNEKPYPCSECDKAFRDSGELLNSLIVLLHCRRISQLDIKLHCGLCISNPRDVSWCFLLPAVLWCDGMELCVYFIVPETKKKNFCRDQSDWKRAPDYY; encoded by the exons ATGAGCAGAGATCACAGCCACACACCGCAGTCAGTGCTGGACTCTAAACTCTCTGAAGAGAAATCCAGACACACACAGGACTCGGAGCTCAGTCTGACTTTACTCTGTTATACTGAGTCAAAACCCACAGACTCTCAGGACACCacagtgtgtgacagtaaacagagcttacaggaggatcaaacctccacagagtctctggattctgtctgtaacgctggagaacaACAACAGATcctgaagatgtgttcagtcaaacTCATCGACCCCAGGAACTTGATGATGGAGattaaaactgaacccacagaaatcaaaactgaacccacagaaatcaaaactgaacccacagaagagGAAGATCGCAGTGAGAAAGATGATGCTTTTATTTTGTCAG atgtgaagagtgAATCATGTTTGGGTGGAGAAATAACATCCTCGactctttcctgcatcaccGGTGGAGAGACATTGAGCTCACAGAGACATGAGAGCGTAAACACAGATCAGAAACTCTTCACTTGCaccagatctgagatcagctttactaccttacaagataagaaacttcattcagaagagcacggagagaagaagaagaagcagtttCAATGTGAGCATTGTGGGAAGATTTCTGGCTCTTCCTTTAATCTAAAAGTTCACATGAGGACACACACTGGTGAAAAGCCTTTCTGCTGCACTGAATGTGGAAAATACTTCAGCACCAAAGAAAATCTTAATACTCATAAGAGaattcacacaggagaaaaaccATACAAGTGTCCATACTGTGAGAAGAGATTTACCCATAACCAATGTCTTAAGACGCACGTGTTTATACACACCAATGAAAAACCATATCCGTGCAGTGAATGTGACAAAGCCTTTAGGGATTCAG GAGAGCTTTTAAACAGTCTCATCGTCCTGCTGCATTGTAGGAGGATTTCTCAACTCGATATCAAACTTCACTGTGGGCTTTGTATTTCCAATCCTAGAG ATGTCAGCTGGTGCTTTCTGTTACCTGCTGTTCTGTGGTGTGATGGCATGGAGCTCTGTGTCTACTTCATTGTCCctgaaacaaagaaaaaaaacttttgtcgAGATCAGTCAGATTGGAAAAGAGCCCCTGACTATTACTGA